One part of the Lachnospiraceae bacterium JLR.KK002 genome encodes these proteins:
- a CDS encoding InlB B-repeat-containing protein: MFSSYNTPYSKDGYLQISGDNRFSGDGTNSGMDGIYLDSQNSLPRKIGVDKRLGGLVTVYLEAEEHYVIAEGTRSYSLTEEDQENISVVALNGGKWYKKLDTEANQIYLTKEETVCKTLSADFYSGGPDPSEPHHEKQEVEEDVESVTIAAPALQNFPDWTPMGWTENAKGDEAYQSTVAEGGDCTLTEEGKKYYGVYQKEVTLTYDSTDKAITAGISMPEAKKALCYANVHKDEITCPGTDFTLASGPEVSGYTFKGWSEQENGSGTLYGAGTEFHAEKNDTLYAVYEEKGKRTFAADFYSGDPLQIKSESDIRDEDATEGTVTVPFPENITGWTFLGWNKNKGAYTADTDIRSGHTLTLTEEKTEYYGIYETEITLIYNANGGDSTPPEDTQKRYANVHETTGYQDPDFTIAPAIHREGHTFVEWNTKADGSGNRYTAGSRESFTENTTLYAVFLPEGQKQLAADFYSGGANQKETIVNTVEDTVSGADITIPEPKEMAGWTALGWNKSKGAYTADDDIRPGRSLTLTEPLTEYYGIYEKSITLSYDSNGGGEAPVPEKKACYASVHQEITQKYPDFTIAGTIHREGHTFVGWNTEADGTGTSYEPGSTRKLEEDTLLYAVWRNSAAPEPSEPSGPSEPEPSGPDAPAPETVPYRVEYYCQNLTGEEYTRMDSDTETLTGTVGTEAEASRKTYTGFTLNLSHPSGKPKGTVERDGSLVLKLYYDRLIYEVDFSLNGGYGKAPDTQHIRYGGLLGQVSDPLRRGYNFKGWYMDDKGLDGGIWDFGSPVEQNTGTLKTTLYAKWADELAPAMGKASFSRGSRDFLDWLIQKESMVVTVPVTEEGSGLARAEYLLVAEDGTEQDGQAAFTELHTMTDTMAAYGSSAAVLRSIRGEMESGSYEARIAIKEEFKGKVYLTCTDYAGNVSAQKTLTAEGGGVIVEDNAPEIRFDGTKETTGGKPLEVKVEVRDSEEDRVTSGIFGVRYQVDKKKSVSLPEEDFTGDFAEVCEFTVKIKGEGKHTLRVEAEDHAGNESTAEVTLNISGSREVPKEVPADQNPGNPGGPGRTGKPLGGEPQTGDSTQIQICATLAMIAGFGYLLLYFEGENGITEQEKEEMIHRIVTWAKQGGRIRRLLGLAGIFLFLAYYHSIGKSVDVEWKEVYGKN, from the coding sequence ATGTTTTCTTCGTATAACACTCCATATAGTAAGGATGGTTATCTGCAAATATCCGGCGATAACAGATTTTCCGGGGATGGAACAAATTCCGGTATGGACGGTATTTATCTGGATTCACAAAATTCACTGCCCAGGAAGATTGGGGTTGATAAGAGGTTAGGTGGACTGGTAACTGTTTATTTGGAAGCAGAGGAACATTATGTGATTGCAGAAGGAACAAGATCTTATTCTCTGACAGAGGAGGATCAGGAAAACATATCTGTTGTGGCTCTCAATGGTGGAAAGTGGTATAAGAAGTTGGATACAGAAGCAAACCAGATTTATTTGACGAAAGAGGAGACTGTCTGTAAAACCCTCTCCGCCGACTTCTATTCCGGAGGTCCTGATCCTTCCGAACCCCATCACGAGAAACAGGAAGTGGAAGAAGATGTGGAGAGTGTAACCATAGCCGCCCCGGCCCTGCAGAATTTTCCCGACTGGACGCCCATGGGCTGGACGGAAAACGCGAAAGGTGATGAGGCATATCAAAGTACCGTTGCAGAAGGCGGGGACTGCACCCTGACAGAAGAGGGAAAAAAGTATTATGGAGTCTATCAGAAAGAAGTTACCCTCACCTACGATTCCACAGATAAAGCAATTACGGCAGGTATATCCATGCCGGAGGCAAAGAAAGCCCTCTGCTACGCCAACGTCCATAAGGATGAGATTACCTGTCCGGGCACAGACTTTACCCTTGCCTCCGGGCCGGAGGTTTCCGGCTATACTTTCAAAGGCTGGAGTGAACAGGAGAACGGAAGCGGAACGCTGTACGGGGCAGGCACAGAATTCCATGCAGAGAAGAATGATACCCTGTACGCGGTCTACGAAGAAAAAGGGAAGAGAACTTTTGCTGCTGATTTCTATTCCGGAGACCCTCTGCAGATAAAATCAGAGAGCGACATAAGGGATGAAGACGCAACAGAAGGAACCGTTACAGTTCCGTTCCCGGAAAACATAACGGGCTGGACATTCCTGGGCTGGAATAAGAACAAAGGAGCGTATACAGCAGATACTGACATCCGGTCGGGCCATACCCTTACCTTAACGGAGGAAAAAACAGAATATTACGGAATCTATGAAACGGAAATCACCCTCATCTACAATGCGAACGGAGGGGACAGCACGCCTCCGGAAGATACACAGAAGCGGTATGCCAATGTCCATGAAACCACAGGGTATCAGGATCCGGACTTTACCATAGCTCCGGCCATCCACCGGGAAGGCCATACTTTTGTGGAATGGAACACGAAGGCGGACGGAAGCGGGAACCGTTACACAGCGGGAAGCCGGGAATCTTTTACAGAAAACACCACCCTGTATGCCGTTTTCCTTCCAGAGGGCCAGAAGCAGCTCGCTGCCGACTTCTACTCCGGAGGGGCGAATCAGAAGGAAACCATAGTGAATACCGTGGAGGATACCGTGTCCGGAGCGGATATTACCATCCCGGAACCTAAGGAAATGGCAGGCTGGACAGCCCTGGGCTGGAATAAAAGCAAAGGGGCGTATACAGCAGACGATGATATCCGGCCGGGCCGGAGCCTTACCTTAACGGAACCCCTGACGGAATATTATGGAATCTACGAAAAAAGCATTACCCTGTCCTACGATTCCAACGGGGGAGGGGAAGCGCCGGTTCCGGAGAAAAAGGCCTGTTATGCCAGTGTCCATCAGGAAATCACACAGAAGTATCCGGACTTCACCATAGCCGGAACCATCCACCGGGAAGGCCATACCTTTGTGGGATGGAACACAGAGGCGGACGGAACCGGAACTTCATACGAACCGGGAAGCACCCGGAAGCTGGAAGAGGATACCCTGCTCTACGCAGTATGGCGGAATTCCGCAGCCCCGGAACCATCTGAGCCATCCGGCCCCTCTGAGCCGGAACCCTCCGGGCCTGACGCCCCTGCCCCGGAGACAGTCCCTTACCGGGTGGAATACTACTGCCAGAACCTGACGGGAGAGGAATACACCAGGATGGACAGTGATACAGAAACTCTGACAGGGACTGTGGGAACGGAAGCGGAAGCGTCCCGGAAAACCTATACCGGATTTACCCTGAACCTGTCCCATCCTTCCGGAAAGCCAAAGGGAACCGTGGAAAGAGACGGAAGCCTGGTGTTAAAGCTGTACTATGACAGGCTCATCTATGAAGTGGACTTCAGCCTGAACGGAGGCTACGGGAAAGCACCGGACACACAGCATATCCGTTACGGAGGCCTGCTGGGGCAGGTGAGCGACCCGCTGCGGAGAGGCTATAATTTCAAAGGCTGGTACATGGACGATAAGGGACTGGACGGAGGAATCTGGGACTTTGGAAGCCCTGTGGAACAAAATACGGGAACATTGAAAACCACCCTGTATGCAAAATGGGCGGATGAGCTGGCTCCTGCGATGGGGAAGGCCTCCTTCAGCAGGGGGAGCCGGGACTTCCTGGACTGGCTTATTCAGAAGGAAAGCATGGTGGTTACCGTGCCGGTGACAGAGGAGGGGAGCGGCCTTGCCAGGGCGGAATACCTCCTTGTGGCGGAAGACGGGACAGAGCAGGACGGGCAGGCAGCGTTTACAGAACTCCACACCATGACCGATACCATGGCAGCATACGGAAGCTCTGCAGCGGTTCTCCGGAGCATCCGGGGAGAGATGGAGAGCGGGAGCTATGAGGCCCGGATAGCCATTAAGGAAGAATTCAAAGGGAAAGTATACCTGACCTGTACCGATTATGCAGGCAATGTGTCAGCACAGAAGACATTAACCGCAGAAGGGGGAGGGGTGATTGTGGAGGACAATGCCCCGGAAATCCGGTTTGACGGAACAAAGGAAACCACGGGAGGGAAGCCCCTGGAAGTGAAGGTGGAAGTCAGGGACAGTGAAGAAGACCGTGTGACTTCAGGGATTTTCGGCGTCCGGTATCAGGTGGATAAAAAGAAGAGCGTCAGCCTTCCGGAAGAAGACTTTACCGGGGATTTTGCGGAAGTCTGTGAGTTCACGGTAAAGATAAAGGGAGAAGGGAAGCATACCCTCCGGGTGGAAGCGGAAGACCATGCGGGGAATGAAAGCACAGCGGAAGTCACCCTGAACATCAGCGGAAGCCGGGAGGTGCCGAAGGAAGTACCGGCAGACCAAAATCCGGGGAACCCAGGAGGGCCTGGAAGGACCGGAAAGCCCCTGGGAGGGGAACCGCAGACAGGGGACAGCACACAGATACAGATCTGTGCCACCCTGGCCATGATCGCAGGCTTTGGCTACCTGCTGCTGTACTTTGAAGGGGAGAACGGAATCACAGAGCAGGAGAAAGAGGAGATGATCCACCGAATCGTAACCTGGGCGAAACAGGGAGGAAGAATACGGAGACTCCTTGGCCTGGCGGGAATCTTCCTGTTCCTTGCATACTACCACAGCATTGGAAAGAGTGTGGATGTGGAGTGGAAGGAAGTATACGGGAAGAACTGA
- a CDS encoding protein-ADP-ribose hydrolase, translated as MTHREKLVFLIQKLQEDSPYRGMEIPEDSEKQKRLLRTLMNIRAPQPVDAVLLKIQDEYLQEEIEEKGIVDGDELPAVPGNRRLVLWKGDITTLKTDAIVNAANSALRGCFVPCHGCIDNVIHSACGMQLRLLCDEIMTEQGQEEPTGQAKITPAFNLPCRYILHTVGPIVSGSLKEIHCEQLAGCYRSCLELAAEQGLKSVAFCCISTGEFHFPKKEAAEIAVKTVTEYLEQNAEMERVIFDVYTEEDYQIYRQILNA; from the coding sequence ATGACACACAGAGAAAAATTAGTGTTTTTAATTCAGAAACTGCAGGAGGATTCTCCCTACAGGGGCATGGAAATCCCGGAGGATTCGGAGAAGCAGAAACGCCTGCTCCGGACGCTTATGAATATCCGGGCGCCTCAGCCGGTGGACGCGGTGCTTTTGAAAATACAGGATGAATATCTGCAGGAGGAGATAGAGGAAAAAGGGATTGTGGACGGTGATGAACTTCCTGCGGTACCGGGGAACAGGCGTCTGGTGCTCTGGAAAGGAGATATTACCACCCTGAAAACAGACGCCATTGTAAATGCGGCAAACAGTGCTCTGCGGGGGTGTTTTGTGCCCTGCCATGGCTGTATTGACAATGTGATTCACAGTGCCTGCGGTATGCAGCTTCGCCTGCTCTGCGATGAAATTATGACAGAACAGGGACAGGAAGAACCTACAGGACAGGCAAAGATTACCCCGGCTTTTAATCTGCCCTGCCGTTATATTCTGCATACGGTAGGCCCCATTGTTTCCGGCAGCCTGAAAGAAATCCACTGTGAGCAGCTTGCGGGCTGTTACCGCTCCTGTCTGGAGCTGGCGGCAGAGCAGGGGCTGAAAAGCGTGGCGTTCTGCTGTATTTCCACAGGAGAATTTCATTTCCCGAAAAAAGAAGCTGCCGAGATTGCAGTAAAGACCGTGACGGAATATCTGGAGCAGAATGCTGAAATGGAACGGGTGATATTTGACGTGTACACGGAAGAAGATTATCAGATTTACCGGCAGATTCTGAACGCATAG
- a CDS encoding ABC transporter ATP-binding protein, producing MKSTNKVKYRELVRLFRNLRGKQLHLLFFCMLSTVLELYFVYQIQGFVDLAVSKAPWQEVLKEFGRIGLTGLLAFGAGLYQTRVWHVFRYTLMNQMRTMMYGKLLKKRAVFFDERTTGDIVSAVMNDGSLIAESAGISVLMLVLNMTKIVIIIGVLLARNLLLGSVEILVGALYFLAVNRINKKMRENYQAFSQETANLSQHLTEDTRAVLEIKTLNEKEFFEKRFYSHIWEKFFQAARRIIRLDVCSYGVNSLISIIFPVFMVLLGSVFLYRGEITVGCILLFYTYTQKLVEPLNNMADFYRGTQRCVGAADRIYEYLTPEETTEGVRIAPEEETRVELDIRRFAWKEQDILNDIHASWKSGDKVFIEGESGSGKTTLLKLICGFYPVTEGVVKICGRDAHAIPEEELFDLLKIQFQEPVILEGTLRENVALGGRYEDREILQILELVQLKEFALAHGLDYWIQESGGNLSGGQKQRLALARVLIRRPRILIMDEATNGLDAENERIILENIERFVAENGSILIVTSHKDGLRKICNKKLSL from the coding sequence ATGAAATCAACAAACAAAGTAAAATACCGGGAACTGGTCCGCCTGTTCCGCAACCTCAGAGGAAAACAGCTGCATTTGCTGTTTTTCTGTATGCTCTCCACGGTACTGGAGCTGTATTTTGTGTATCAGATACAGGGATTTGTGGATTTGGCGGTATCAAAAGCCCCCTGGCAGGAAGTCCTGAAAGAATTCGGCAGGATTGGACTCACAGGCCTTCTGGCCTTTGGAGCAGGTCTTTATCAGACGCGGGTATGGCATGTGTTCCGTTATACCCTGATGAACCAGATGCGCACCATGATGTACGGGAAACTCCTGAAAAAGCGGGCGGTATTTTTTGATGAGAGAACTACGGGAGACATTGTTTCTGCAGTGATGAATGATGGTTCCCTGATTGCGGAATCGGCGGGAATCAGCGTGCTGATGCTGGTACTGAATATGACGAAAATTGTCATCATAATCGGCGTGCTGCTGGCCCGAAACCTTCTGCTGGGCAGTGTGGAGATTCTGGTGGGCGCCCTGTATTTCCTGGCAGTCAACCGTATAAATAAGAAAATGAGGGAGAATTATCAGGCATTTTCCCAGGAAACCGCCAATCTGAGCCAGCACCTGACAGAAGATACCAGAGCGGTGCTGGAAATCAAAACTCTGAACGAAAAAGAATTTTTTGAAAAAAGATTTTATTCCCACATATGGGAGAAATTTTTCCAGGCTGCCAGAAGGATTATCCGTCTGGATGTCTGCTCCTATGGTGTGAATTCTCTGATTTCCATTATATTCCCGGTGTTTATGGTTCTTCTGGGAAGCGTGTTTCTGTACAGAGGGGAAATTACCGTAGGCTGTATTCTGCTGTTTTACACGTATACCCAGAAGCTGGTGGAACCTCTGAATAATATGGCAGATTTTTACCGCGGTACCCAGAGGTGTGTGGGAGCTGCGGACCGGATTTATGAATATCTCACGCCGGAAGAAACAACGGAGGGAGTAAGAATTGCTCCGGAGGAAGAAACCAGGGTGGAACTGGACATCCGGCGGTTTGCCTGGAAAGAGCAGGATATCCTTAACGATATCCATGCATCCTGGAAGAGCGGAGATAAAGTATTTATAGAGGGAGAAAGCGGTTCCGGAAAGACCACGCTGCTGAAGTTAATCTGCGGCTTTTATCCGGTGACGGAAGGTGTGGTAAAAATCTGCGGCCGTGACGCCCACGCCATACCGGAAGAAGAACTGTTTGACCTTCTGAAAATACAGTTTCAGGAACCTGTGATTCTGGAAGGGACTCTGCGGGAAAATGTGGCCCTGGGCGGCCGGTATGAAGACAGGGAAATTCTTCAGATACTGGAACTGGTACAGCTAAAGGAATTTGCCCTGGCACATGGTCTGGACTATTGGATACAGGAATCCGGCGGAAATCTTTCCGGCGGGCAGAAACAGCGTCTGGCTCTGGCCAGAGTATTAATACGCAGGCCCAGGATTCTGATTATGGACGAGGCTACCAATGGACTGGATGCGGAAAATGAACGGATAATTCTGGAGAATATAGAGCGGTTTGTGGCGGAAAACGGAAGCATTTTGATTGTTACCTCCCACAAGGACGGACTGCGGAAGATATGTAATAAGAAGCTGTCCCTGTAG
- the gnpA gene encoding 1,3-beta-galactosyl-N-acetylhexosamine phosphorylase — protein sequence MDKVKGRVTIPTDLDVIPQTLELMERWGADAVRDCDGTDFPEELQQVDAKIYSTYYTTRKDNDWARANPEEVQQMYVMTPFYMAEGSTLSIPLMKGLYPDMLKPNSRDDITRWWEVMDRTTGQPVSSEHWSYEESTGEVTVQSVPFHDYTVSFLAYIIWDPVHMYNAVTNGWQDVEHQITFDVRQPKTHAYTMKRLRKFIEEHPYVNVLRFTTFFHQFTLIFDELAREKYVDWYGYSASVSPYILEQFEREAGYKFRPEYIIDQGYYNGQYRIPTREFRDFQEFQRREVARIAKEMVDITHECGKEAMMFLGDHWIGTEPFLEEFASIGVDAVVGSVGNGSTLRLISDIEGVKYTEGRLLPYFFPDTFCEGGDPVKEAKVNWVTARRAILRKPIDRIGYGGYLKLALEFPEFISYVESVCEEFRVLYENVKGCVPYCVKKVAVLNCWGKMRAWGCHMVHHALYQKQNYSYAGVIEALSGAPFDVTFISFEDIKQNPAVLKDVDVLINVGGADTAHTGGEWWCDEEVVTAIRKFVYEGGGIIGVGEPSAHQANGRFFQLAGVFGVEEERGFTLGYDKYNWDSHSHFITEDCQGEIDFGEGQKNIYALEGTEILVEREKEVQLAVNEFGKGRAVYISGLPYSFENSRLLYRSVLWSSHEESRLHHWFSTNFNVEVHAYPANGKFCVVNNTYEPQETLVYKGNGESFSLKLEENEIIWYQI from the coding sequence ATGGATAAAGTAAAAGGACGTGTTACCATACCCACAGATTTGGATGTGATACCCCAGACGCTGGAACTGATGGAACGATGGGGTGCGGACGCGGTACGTGACTGTGACGGGACGGATTTTCCGGAAGAACTGCAGCAGGTGGACGCAAAAATTTATTCCACCTATTACACCACCAGAAAAGATAACGACTGGGCCAGAGCCAACCCGGAGGAAGTGCAGCAGATGTATGTGATGACGCCTTTTTATATGGCGGAGGGGAGTACACTGAGCATTCCGCTGATGAAAGGATTATATCCGGATATGTTAAAACCCAACAGCCGGGATGATATCACTCGCTGGTGGGAAGTGATGGACCGGACTACGGGACAGCCGGTGTCTTCGGAGCACTGGAGCTATGAGGAGAGCACCGGGGAAGTGACGGTTCAGTCCGTACCTTTCCATGATTATACGGTGAGTTTTCTGGCTTATATTATCTGGGATCCGGTGCATATGTACAATGCGGTGACCAATGGCTGGCAGGATGTGGAACATCAGATTACCTTTGATGTGCGCCAGCCCAAAACCCATGCATATACCATGAAGCGGCTGCGGAAATTCATTGAGGAACACCCTTATGTAAATGTGCTGCGGTTCACCACCTTTTTCCATCAGTTTACGTTGATTTTTGATGAGCTGGCCAGGGAAAAATATGTAGACTGGTACGGATATTCCGCCTCGGTCAGCCCTTATATTCTGGAGCAGTTTGAGCGGGAAGCAGGCTATAAATTCCGTCCCGAATATATTATCGACCAGGGATATTACAATGGCCAGTACCGGATTCCCACCAGAGAATTCAGGGATTTTCAGGAGTTCCAGCGTCGGGAAGTGGCCCGGATTGCAAAAGAAATGGTGGATATCACCCACGAATGCGGCAAAGAAGCCATGATGTTCCTGGGAGACCACTGGATTGGCACGGAACCTTTTCTGGAGGAATTTGCTTCCATCGGAGTGGACGCTGTGGTGGGAAGCGTGGGAAACGGTTCTACACTGCGGCTCATCAGTGATATTGAAGGGGTGAAATATACGGAAGGAAGGCTGCTGCCTTATTTCTTCCCGGATACGTTCTGTGAGGGCGGCGACCCGGTAAAAGAGGCGAAAGTCAACTGGGTAACGGCACGAAGGGCCATCCTCAGAAAACCCATTGACCGGATTGGCTACGGCGGTTACCTGAAGCTGGCGCTGGAGTTCCCGGAATTTATTTCCTATGTGGAAAGTGTCTGCGAGGAATTCCGGGTACTGTATGAAAATGTAAAAGGCTGCGTGCCTTATTGTGTGAAAAAAGTGGCTGTGCTGAACTGCTGGGGCAAAATGCGTGCCTGGGGCTGCCATATGGTGCACCATGCGCTGTATCAGAAGCAGAATTATTCCTATGCAGGGGTGATTGAAGCGTTGTCCGGCGCACCCTTTGACGTAACTTTTATCAGCTTTGAGGATATAAAGCAGAATCCCGCCGTTTTAAAAGATGTTGACGTGCTGATTAATGTGGGAGGGGCAGATACCGCTCATACCGGAGGCGAATGGTGGTGTGATGAGGAAGTGGTGACTGCCATCAGGAAATTCGTATACGAAGGAGGCGGAATCATCGGCGTGGGAGAGCCCTCTGCCCATCAGGCCAACGGAAGATTTTTCCAGCTTGCAGGCGTATTCGGCGTGGAGGAAGAACGGGGATTTACCTTGGGTTACGATAAGTACAACTGGGACAGCCACAGCCATTTCATTACGGAAGACTGTCAGGGAGAGATTGACTTTGGGGAAGGCCAGAAAAATATTTATGCGCTGGAAGGAACGGAAATTCTCGTGGAACGGGAGAAAGAAGTTCAGCTTGCAGTAAATGAATTTGGAAAAGGCCGGGCGGTTTATATCAGCGGCCTGCCCTACAGCTTTGAGAACAGCCGCCTGCTGTACCGCTCCGTGCTGTGGAGCTCCCATGAGGAATCCCGCCTTCATCACTGGTTCAGCACGAATTTCAATGTGGAAGTTCACGCCTATCCGGCAAATGGCAAATTCTGTGTGGTGAATAATACCTACGAACCGCAGGAAACTCTGGTCTACAAAGGAAACGGAGAGAGTTTTTCTTTGAAATTAGAGGAGAATGAGATTATCTGGTATCAGATTTAA